From the genome of Eucalyptus grandis isolate ANBG69807.140 chromosome 2, ASM1654582v1, whole genome shotgun sequence, one region includes:
- the LOC104433660 gene encoding LOW QUALITY PROTEIN: mannosyl-oligosaccharide glucosidase GCS1 (The sequence of the model RefSeq protein was modified relative to this genomic sequence to represent the inferred CDS: inserted 1 base in 1 codon; deleted 1 base in 1 codon), translating into MTGGGRRTARSRTKSGPDSGDGDPSQTARPSLRRHRDRSKSGGGFLRNLDVNLKYVLGAGAVAFLVIFFMVNHLVKPAEEAKRPRVVTPFPAPKIMDLPQHRESLYWGTYRPHIYLGIRARVPRSLLAGLMWIGVTDGRYSLRHVCQDSDGLSSYGWTSHNGRDFGHQVLVDHGTVLATSFLKSKEVGSGYGGDWAVRIEVQSPKNLEKFASLFYLADEDGNALDMSTDALKNRDLTLLASGTKSDIGDWQLHLKSTDDIEMHYLGFRTPHMHNLSDLVQENLGAQARKYGGLQLSDSTHHSSNVLVFQISARIPVKMDIAFVSGVGSERSRVKERVSSLTGESLTSRLEEKQREFNNKFEKTFNLADKLDKESIVVGKAAIGNMLGGIGYFYGQSKISVPAAANLQRHNDYLSYWPAELYSAVPSRPFFPRGFLWDEGFHQLLIWRWDIRICLDILGHWLDLMNIDGWIPREQILGAEALSKVPEEFVPQHPSNGNPPTLFLVLRDLIDGMKAKKFNAAESDKISSFLESASDRLDAWFQWFNTTQSGKEKRSYYWHGRDSTTLRELNPKTLSSGLDDYPRASHPSEDERHLDLRCWILLAADCMHSIGTLLGKEDKTIKDYSATAKLLADFDYLNQMHFDAADGAYYDFGNHTEKVRLRWKEVVVGSNHATRELVRDVLERPTLRLVPHVGYVSLFPFMRRIIPTDSWILEKQLDLISNKSVLWTDYGLLSVVCNSTLYMKRNTEHDPPYWXGPIWMNMNYLILSALHHYSTEDGPYRDRAKVIYDELRGNLIRNIVRNYHQTGFLWEQYDQSKGNGKGARLFTGWTSLILLIMSENYPQS; encoded by the exons ATGACCGGAGGTGGACGAAGGACCGCCCGGAGCAGGACCAAGTCCGGGCCTGATTCCGGCGACGGCGATCCTTCGCAGACCGCGAGGCCTTCCTTGAGGCGCCACAGAGATAGAAGCAAGAGCGGCGGCGGTTTCCTCAGAAACCTTGACGTTAACCTCAAATACGTGCTCGGCGCCGGCGCCGTCGCGTTTCtggtcatatttttcatggtCAATCACCTGGTTAAGCCGGCGGAGGAAGCGAAGCGGCCGAGGGTCGTGACGCCGTTCCCTGCTCCGAAGATCATGGACCTTCCTCAG CACAGAGAGAGCTTGTACTGGGGAACATACAGGCCTCATATTTATCTAGGAATTCGAGCGAG AGTGCCACGTTCTCTGCTTGCTGGCTTAATGTGGATTGGTGTAACCGATGGGAGGTACTCCCTACGCCATGTCTGCCAAGATAGTGATGGACTAAGTTCTTATGGATGGACCAGCCATAATGGCCGTGATTTTGGGCATCAGGTGTTGGTCGATCATGGCACGGTATTGGCAACAAGTTTCTTGAAATCCAAGGAAGTTGGAAGTGGTTATGGGGGAGACTGGGCAGTGCGAATTGAGGTGCAAAGCCCAAA aaatttggaaaaattcgCATCTCTTTTCTATTTGGCAGATGAAGATGGAAATGCTCTAGATATGAGCACAGATGCCTTGAAAAATCGTGATCTCACTCTCTTGGCATCAGGTACAAAGTCGGACATTGGAGATTGGCAGTTGCATTTGAAATCAACG GATGATATCGAAATGCATTACTTGGGTTTTAGGACACCTCATATGCATAATTTATCTGATCTTGTCCAAGAAAATCTTGGGGCACAA GCAAGAAAATATGGAGGGCTGCAATTGTCTGACTCAACCCATCATTCTTCAAATGTCTTAGTTTTCCAG ATTTCTGCCAGGATTCCTGTTAAAATGGATATTGCTTTTGTATCTGGAGTTGGTTCTGAAAGGTCAAGGGTTAAAGAACGTGTCAGCAGTCTTACAG GTGAATCATTGACAAGCCGCTTGGAGGAAAAGCAAAGAGAATTcaacaacaaatttgaaaagacCTTTAACCTGGCTGACAAG CTTGATAAGGAATCCATAGTAGTTGGAAAGGCTGCTATTGGCAACATGTTGGGAGGCATTGGCTACTTCTATGGCCAGTCCAAAATATCTGTCCCTGCAGCTGCTAAT CTTCAAAGGCATAATGATTATCTCTCCTATTGGCCAGCTGAGCTATACTCTGCTGTCCCAAGCCGTCCATTCTTTCCTAGGGGCTTTTTGTGGGATGAAGGTTTCCATCAGCTGCTGATCTG GCGTTGGGATATTCGGATTTGTTTGGATATTCTTGGCCACTGGTTGGACTTAATGAACATTGATGGCTGGATTCCCCGTGAACAGATATTGGGGGCTGAAGCTCTTAG TAAAGTCCCTGAGGAATTTGTTCCACAGCATCCAAGTAATGGGAATCCACCAACATTGTTTCTGGTTTTACGCG ATTTAATTGATGGCATGAAAGCGAAAAAGTTCAATGCTGCTGAAAGCGACAAGATCTCTTCCTTCCTAGAATCTGCATCTGATCGTCTTGATGCCTGGTTTCAATGGTTCAATACGACTCAGTCAG GGAAGGAGAAGCGAAGCTATTATTGGCATGGGCGGGATAGCACGACCCTCCGTGAGCTCAATCCAAAG ACACTTTCCTCAGGATTGGATGACTATCCACGAGCCTCACATCCTAGTGAAGATGAACGCCACTTAGATCTTAGGTGCTGGATACTTCTTGCTGCTGATTGCATGCATTCAATTGGAACTCTTTTGGGAAAGGAAGACAAAACTATAAAG GATTACAGTGCAACAGCTAAGCTACTTGCAGATTTTGACTATCTTAATCAG ATGCACTTTGATGCTGCAGATGGAGCTTACTATGACTTTGGGAATCATACAGAAAAG GTACGTTTGAGGTGGAAAGAAGTCGTGGTTGGAAGCAATCATGCAACTCGG GAGCTTGTCCGAGATGTATTGGAAAGACCGACGTTGAGACTGGTTCCTCATGTTGGTTATGTCAGCCTTTTCCCATTCATGAGGAGGATAATTCCAACT GACTCATGGATTTTGGAAAAGCAGCTTGACCTTATCTCAAACAAGAGTGTTTTATGGACAGACTATGGACTTC TCTCCGTTGTATGCAACAGTACCTTATACATGAAGCGCAATACAGAGCATGACCCTCCATATT AGGGTCCAATATGGATGAACATGAATTACTTGATTCTTTCTGCACTTCACCACTACTCAACCG AGGATGGGCCATACAGAGACAGAGCTAAAGTCATTTACGATGAATTGAGGGGCAACTTGATTAG AAACATAGTCCGCAACTACCACCAGACTGGGTTTCTATGGGAACAGTATGATCAATCGAAGGGTAATGGAAAAGGTGCTCGCCTCTTTACTGGTTGGACATCGCTCATACTGCTGATCATGTCAGAAAATTACCCCCAAAGTTAA
- the LOC104433661 gene encoding uncharacterized protein LOC104433661: protein MGTLNFTTFLLSYNQSFCYLKDSVHLNESCARLGATLVSGLATPICSNTFRNFAAFMQFIKSQAGQRPPPMSSIDCAFNMLKFGRHFNFFSGLSGYLLTWSPFFMTMSLMRDSLQEMEELIGW, encoded by the exons ATGGGCACATTAAATTTCACGACCTTCCTCCTGTCATATAATCAATCGTTCTGTTATCTTAAGGATTCTGTTCACCTTAACGAATCATGTGCACGCTTAG GGGCGACTCTGGTTTCGGGGCTCGCTACGCCGATCTGCAGTAATACATTCAGAAATTTTGCTGCCTTCATGCAATTCATCAAATCCCAGGCAGGTCAGAGGCCTCCTCCCATGAGCTCCATTGATTGTGCCTTCAACATGCTGAAGTTCGGGAgacatttcaatttcttctcagGCCTCTCTGGCTATCTACTCACTTGGTCGCCTTTTTTTATG ACCATGTCGCTAATGCGAGACTCGCTCCAGGAAATGGAGGAGCTCATTGGGTGGTAA